From a region of the Drosophila ananassae strain 14024-0371.13 chromosome XL, ASM1763931v2, whole genome shotgun sequence genome:
- the LOC6503606 gene encoding alpha-tocopherol transfer protein translates to MVHKNEEQLVADRLLELREWIQSHPQLPQNISGLLLRRFLHSTRGDVGHAQRLLELNYGLRNKHSNIFLDRDPLDATSQQLLKVADLVPLPGLTPENNKLLFYRLIDFDADKFNFTAGIKVFFMVADCRFATEDEEKLSDGEIPIFDMAGYTLRHLTKTALGALRVYMKFVQEAHPVRLKEIHVLNCPSFLDKVLTVVKPFIKGEVFKLIHFHLPNAETPFQHFPRSMLPEEYGGQAGKMSDLKLEWMQLLKEQRDYLMDAKNWQLNKAKKGGNKQKVDKDVAQSLRTLEID, encoded by the exons ATGGTGCACAAAAACGAGGAGCAACTGGTGGCAGATCGGTTACTGGAGCTGCGGGAATGGATCCAGTCGCATCCACAGCTGCCGCAGAATATAT CTGGTCTTCTGCTCCGCCGCTTTCTCCACTCCACGAGGGGCGATGTCGGCCACGCCCAGCGCCTCCTGGAACTCAACTACGGGCTGAGGAACAAGCATAGCAATATCTTCCTAGATCGAGATCCCCTGGACGCCACATCCCAGCAGCTTTTGAAAGTGGC AGATCTGGTGCCGTTGCCCGGACTGACCCCGGAGAACAACAAGTTGCTTTTTTATCGACTGATTGACTTTGACGCCGACAAG TTCAATTTTACGGCTGGCATCAAGGTCTTCTTCATGGTGGCCGATTGCCGGTTCGCCACCGAGGACGAGGAGAAGCTGTCCGACGGTGAGATCCCCATTTTCGACATGGCTGGGTATACTCTGCGCCACCTGACCAAGACCGCCCTGGGCGCCCTCCGTGTCTACATGAAGTTCGTCCAGGAGGCACATCCCGTTCGGCTCAAGGAGATCCACGTCCTCAACTGCCCCTCCTTTCTGGACAAAGTCCTCACCGTGGTGAAGCCCTTCATCAAGGGTGAGGTCTTCAAGCTGATACACTTCCATCTGCCCAATGCCGAGACTCCCTTCCAGCACTTTCCCCGCTCCATGCTGCCGGAGGAGTATGGCGGCCAGGCCGGCAAGATGTCCGACCTGAAGCTGGAATGGATGCAGCTCCTCAAGGAGCAAAG GGACTACCTGATGGATGCCAAAAATTGGCAACTAAACAAGGCCAAGAAGGGCGGAAACAAGCAGAAGGTGGACAAGGATGTGGCTCAGAGCCTTCGCACCCTGGAGATAGATTAG